The Thermothelomyces thermophilus ATCC 42464 chromosome 7, complete sequence genome window below encodes:
- a CDS encoding uncharacterized protein (Contains conserved domain WD40[cd00200], WD40 domain): MTILCCTCVMFLCKRLPRLSLPEAEPHITTKCRSDLTRVTQGAFRSCSPGSSSDVQVYECAAWCYFDISKLEGERRIKSRIATDIPPLHPNNRHIATRFGLGPSANGPGKSTPAAISLLSDEQQRHEADFSFLLLIRISGLWAVIGGLQTLVFHYPYPSAGSPIAVTYPSSSVGDLRDFFSGNQPATVTAAIEAVLICIDPQPRSSQRPLVMSSYGMPGGGGSGESEANPKFESLLAQLRLQSSPSPGPGTGSGPDYSGQFNYHHGHQSFYAHHSNSDSPNLPGHAQEPMDSPAFLPEAPTPPVAFSHSQFPPGILNQMAAARGGAAAGGDGRTAHLLNLLKFSGQGSSANPHQSASHEPPKSFASAPIASPVIHAPAPAAADPTGLLAALMKGNLQPEPPKHEPSSLLWNRASPPSDTQQYLLNLLNRPKPSQRDTEEPAESNLLTPPPATDDPKDNESSHGGRSAEPTLVGTLASRSEFDFETKNIESPPPKFDSTPHSQLSQQSGLRQPGVFGHSDHFGNLPAASPAHHTPKSSTTPGASGSTTGSGHAPPVPTQNLKKPDSAQPSHDENRPLSDHGAIGSTEQDRPKPEHPTSPPQQSNISWPSNNSSAVSNAVGIPPSTAAGAEQGHSEETKESVADAVSGLAQQVDREATEALTRAEQEQAKVEPNHSSEHTAITEKHEEYPKPSQSVYSAAEDKSPKEELSLKEDTAFFNSSLAQDFAQGHRDSGDDSAQAAQGPVADSWESAEAEEVVVGEETAAPVKVFNFPMKPWITISLQEIDDSRPVFREEAILDIARLKKDFDQIDRNLVSASETYMAYGMSKAGGLRVIRQEDGKDAKLFTDTKDRIFNVAISTSPSHQHPQEAIIGTGVSGTVYWVQLKTGDRDHLEDAHPEQYGFALPPISTQEGGDAPGGVLKTRARPSAMRPEFFAVGRGKSINIIWPAFIFENDLFKNGHDRVVDTEKLLKQCSLKINTGKAGKDFIFSQDDTLVVSLDKSGRVKFWDVRDLTAIKEGSDPLHPMPARTSLEIKEPLMTLTTTPEGEKAWPTSVLLLDKFRPYQKRAALRYMIVGMKQNHTLQLWDLALGKPVQEFNFPHNKESDAVCSVMYHAPTSMIVVGHPTRNSIYFLHLSAPKYTLKNLSQVDYIQRLVAQDSSIPQPESTAVISGIREYSFANKGVLRSLNILENPAASGDGEEPTLFELYAMHSKGVTCLFIKQSELGWTKDNKVLAPVDAVEVGLAKISKLVAPPQPQPPDAHHVSGSGETAATPQIRIATRGGKDTMTKTASPQGDDKKGSDSTSPPKFERKEDVEIPGPAPEKTEKKGRKKKAAAAAAAAAAAAAAAGDQSVSNGAVEVNRAISQGKAKKDARNADSPADAASSKPANDLAFTSTAFQEQLDAVVGKMESRIVSNLSGRFDAVFNDIFKQMQKFQDNRDSAFASNQSALLQMVADVLNNNTEAVLKNLIIAQINNNVIPSVHSAIDKSVSEQLNAKSITQVNVMQKEIQKLLPSAVNQAMQKPEVIRSISDKISHSINGQVEAQIAKSLHALAPTIAKTTAQNVHQRIMEDVRIRISEAFEQLDQRRRAEDAKLDRLIAQTQDLSNAISSLTASQTQLQQELAALKQHIHSQSRERTSVAEEHGRGHPHSHSASGSHGLSSVESRELVNYPSQQQHQSPASHQQPVQAPFSHPHQHQHQFGNQEGQMAFAPLGREDRQKMELDNLIETIDGLMRSGNYDEAMLRWLHSGDKAEEIFQQVLSNYNPIFVRDLQPLILLSVGATVSVDLNRNSQRLMKKVNLLEVVIYAFNQNLGALDDQVREVTPKIMNILKTRIEQLFLEISRIAPHDPALKTLSNMSQVAGRVAETVQMRHGPMHAPGHVGVPY; this comes from the exons ATGACCATTCTATGTTGCACTTGTGTTATGTTCTTGTGTAAG CGTTTACCCCGCCTGAGCCTGCCAGAAGCCGAGCCCCACATCACTACGAAGTGCCGAAGCGATCTGACAAGGGTCACGCAAGGCGCTTTTCGGTCCTGCTCTCCAGGTTCCTCAAGTGATGTTCAAGTATACGAGTGCGCCG CATGGTGCTACTTCGATATCAGCAAACTTGAAGGGGAAAGAAG GATAAAGAGTAGGATCGCTACGGACATACCACCTCTACATCCGAATAATCGACATATTGCAACCCGATTTGGATTAGGCCCCTCT GCCAACGGGCCAGGCAAATCAACGCCTGCTGCGATTTCTCTTTTATCTGACGAGCAGCAGCGCCACGAGGCGgatttttcttttcttctcctCATTAGGATATCCGGTCTCTGGGCGGTTATCGGTGGATTGCAGACACTGGTCTTTCATTATCCATATCCTTCTGCAGGGTCCCCGATCGCCGTCACTTATCCGTCATCGTCTGTTGGCGACCTCCGCGATTTTTTCTCGGGCAACCAACCTGCCACCGTCACTGCTGCGATTGAGGCAGTTTTAATCTGCATCGACCCGCAACCCCGATCATCACAACGACCCCTGGTCATGTCCAGTTACGGCATgcctggcggcggcggctccggGGAGTCAGAAGCGAACCCAAAATTTGAATCGCTTCTCGCTCAGCTCCGCCTCCAGTCGTCGCCCAGCCCCGGCCCTGGCACAGGCTCTGGCCCCGATTATTCCGGCCAGTTCAACTACCATCACGGCCACCAGTCCTTCTACGCCCATCACTCCAATTCCGACTCCCCCAATCTTCCGGGCCATGCCCAAGAACCCATGGATTCGCCGGCCTTTCTACCCGAAGCTCCCACGCCGCCTGTCGCCTTCTCTCACTCCCAGTTCCCGCCCGGAATCTTGAATCAGATGGCTGCCGCCCGCGGtggcgcggcggcgggtgGAGATGGTCGAACCGCGCACTTGCTGAATCTCCTAAAGTTCAGTGGACAAGGCAGCTCTGCGAATCCGCACCAGTCTGCATCACACGAACCGCCGAAAAGCTTTGCGTCCGCTCCGATTGCAAGTCCAGTTATCCATGCGCCCGCTCCGGCAGCTGCCGATCCCACCGGCCTGCTTGCTGCTCTTATGAAGGGCAACCTGCAACCCGAGCCCCCCAAGCACGAGCCCAGCTCGTTGTTGTGGAATCGAGCCTCGCCACCTTCAGATACTCAGCAGTATCTGCTTAACCTTCTTAATAGGCCTAAGCCTAGTCAGCGCGACACTGAAGAACCCGCCGAGTCGAATCTGCTTACCCCGCCGCCTGCGACCGACGATCCCAAGGATAACGAGAGTTCGCATGGCGGTCGCTCCGCAGAGCCTACGCTTGTGGGAACCTTAGCCTCGCGCTCCGAGTTTGACTTCGAGACCAAGAATATCGAGTCTCCGCCTCCAAAATTTGACTCGACCCCGCATTCTCAGCTCTCGCAGCAATCCGGCCTGAGACAACCCGGTGTTTTCGGCCATTCAGACCATTTTGGCAATCTTCCCGCGGCATCCCCTGCTCACCATACTCCAAAGTCTTCGACTACACCCGGAGCCTCTGGTTCGACTACTGGCAGTGGCCATGCCCCCCCTGTTCCGACTCAGAATCTCAAAAAGCCAGACTCTGCCCAGCCATCCCATGACGAAAACCGACCTCTCAGCGATCACGGCGCGATCGGTAGCACCGAGCAGGACAGGCCCAAGCCCGAGCACCCCACCTCACCACCACAACAAAGCAACATCTCCTGGCCTTCCAACAACAGCTCAGCCGTGTCAAATGCTGTCGGTATACCGCCAAGCACGGCTGCTGGTGCGGAACAGGGGCACAGCGAAGAGACCAAGGAAAGCGTGGCAGACGCCGTCAGTGGCCTAGCCCAACAGGTTGACCGTGAAGCCACAGAGGCCTTGACCCGCGCCGAACAGGAACAGGCCAAAGTCGAACCTAATCACAGCTCGGAGCACACCGCAATCACTGAAAAGCACGAGGAATATCCCAAGCCATCTCAAAGTGTTTACTCAGCGGCCGAGGATAAGTCTCCTAAGGAAGAGCTCTCTCTGAAAGAGGATACGGCTTTTTTCAACTCATCACTTGCTCAAGACTTTGCCCAGGGGCACAGGGATAGCGGAGATGACTCGGCGCAGGCGGCTCAGGGCCCCGTGGCTGACAGCTGGGAAAGCgcggaggccgaggaggtcGTTGTAGGCGAGGAAACGGCCGCCCCTGTAAAGGTGTTCAACTTTCCCATGAAGCCCTGGATCACCATTAGCCTGCAGGAGATTGACGATTCACGTCCTGTATTCCGCGAAGAGGCTATCCTTGACATCGCCCGTCTCAAGAAGGACTTTGACCAGATTGACCGCAACCTTGTCTCAGCGTCTGAGACCTACATGGCTTATGGTATGTCTAAGGCTGGTGGACTGCGGGTGATTAGGCAGGAGGATGGCAAGGATGCCAAGCTCTTCACCGACACCAAGGATCGCATCTTTAACGTCGCTATATCCACCTCCCCATCTCACCAACATCCCCAGGAGGCTATCATCGGCACAGGAGTCAGCGGGACGGTGTATTGGGTTCAGCTCAAGACTGGCGATCGTGACCACCTGGAGGATGCGCATCCGGAGCAGTATGGCTTCGCTCTCCCGCCGATTTCGACTCAGGAGGGCGGTGATGCACCTGGCGGTGTTCTTAAGACGCGCGCCCGACCCTCCGCAATGCGTCCCGAATTTTTCGCTGTCGGCAGGGGCAAGTCCATCAACATCATCTGGCCCGCCTTCATATTTGAGAACGATCTGTTCAAGAACGGGCACGATCGCGTCGTCGATACCGAAAAGCTTTTGAAGCAATGCTCCCTGAAGATTAACACCGGCAAGGCTGGAAAGGACTTCATCTTCAGTCAAGATGATACACTTGTTGTCTCCCTCGACAAATCCGGGCGAGTCAAGTTCTGGGACGTCCGCGACCTCACCGCCATTAAGGAGGGATCGGACCCACTACATCCCATGCCGGCGCGGACATCATTAGAGATCAAGGAGCCACTCATGACCCTGACCACCACGCCCGAGGGCGAGAAAGCATGGCCGACGTCGGTATTGCTGCTGGATAAGTTCCGACCGTACCAGAAGCGTGCAGCCCTGAGATACATGATTGTGGGCATGAAGCAAAATCACACCCTTCAGCTGTGGGATCTCGCTTTGGGCAAGCCGGTCCAGGAGTTCAACTTCCCACACAACAAAGAATCCGATGCCGTCTGCAGCGTCATGTACCACGCACCAACCAGCATGATCGTTGTAGGGCATCCTACTCGCAACTCGATTTACTTCCTCCACCTTTCGGCCCCCAAGTACACGCTAAAAAATCTGTCGCAAGTTGACTACATCCAGCGGCTCGTCGCTCAGGATTCATCAATCCCGCAGCCGGAATCTACGGCTGTGATTAGTGGTATTCGGGAGTATTCGTTTGCCAATAAGGGAGTGCTCCGCAGCCTCAACATCCTCGAAAACCCGGCAGCTTCTGGAGACGGTGAGGAGCCCACGCTCTTCGAACTATATGCAATGCACTCCAAGGGCGTTACATGCTTGTTCATTAAGCAGTCTGAGCTGGGCTGGACGAAAGATAACAAAGTCCTCGCTCCCGTCGATGCCGTGGAAGTTGGCTTGGCCAAGATTTCGAAGCTTGTTGCaccgccgcagccgcagccgcccgATGCACACCACGTCAGCGGTTCCGGCGAAACTGCCGCAACTCCGCAGATACGGATTGCCACGCGTGGTGGTAAGGACACCATGACCAAGACTGCATCGCCTCAGGGCGACGacaagaaagggtcagattcAACATCTCCGCCTAAGTTCGAGCGCAAGGAGGACGTTGAAATACCCGGCCCAGCACCGGAAAAAACCGAGAAGAAGGGGAGAAAGAAGAaagctgccgctgccgccgccgccgccgctgctgccgctgccgcggcTGGCGACCAGTCAGTTTCGAACGGTGCCGTCGAGGTCAATCGGGCAATTTCGCAAGGCAAGGCCAAAAAAGACGCTCGCAACGCCGATTCGCCAGCTGATGCGGCATCGAGCAAGCCTGCCAACGATCTTGCCTTCACCTCAACAGCTTTCCAAGAACAACTCGACGCTGTTGTCGGCAAAATGGAGTCGCGCATTGTGTCCAACCTTTCAGGTCGTTTTGACGCAGTCTTCAACGACATCTTTAAGCAAATGCAAAAGTTTCAAGATAACCGCGATTCGGCCTTCGCCAGCAACCAGTCGGCACTCTTACAGATGGTGGCAGACGTGCTCAATAACAACACTGAAGCAGTGTTGAAGAACCTGATCATCGCACAGATCAACAATAACGTCATTCCTTCAGTCCACAGCGCCATTGACAAATCTGTGTCTGAGCAGCTCAACGCCAAATCGATCACCCAGGTCAATGTCATGCAAAAAGAGATCCAGAAGCTTCTTCCTAGTGCTGTCAACCAGGCCATGCAGAAACCCGAGGTCATCAGATCGATCTCAGATAAAATTTCGCACAGCATCAATGGTCAAGTGGAGGCGCAGATCGCCAAATCACTCCACGCCCTTGCGCCTACCATAGCCAAAACAACGGCTCAGAACGTGCACCAGCGCATAATGGAAGATGTCCGGATTCGGATCAGCGAGGCATTTGAGCAGCTCGACCAACGTCGTCGGGCTGAGGACGCCAAACTAGATCGACTTATTGCTCAAACCCAGGACCTTTCCAATGCCATCTCATCACTGACTGCGTCCCAGACCCAACTCCAACAAGAACTTGCCGCTCTAAAGCAACATATCCACAGTCAGAGCCGCGAGAGAACTTCGGTTGCCGAAGAACATGGACGTGGCCATCCTCATTCTCACAGTGCTAGTGGCTCCCACGGCCTGTCAAGCGTCGAATCTCGGGAACTTGTCAACTATCcctcgcagcagcagcaccagtcTCCTGCCTCGCACCAACAGCCGGTCCAAGCCCCTTTTTCGCACCCACATCAGCACCAACACCAGTTTGGAAACCAGGAGGGCCAGATGGCATTTGCCCCGCTTGGCCGCGAAGACCGTCAGAAGATGGAGCTGGACAATTTGATCGAGACGATCGATGGGCTGATGCGGTCCGGTAACTATGACGAGGCCATGCTGCGCTGGCTGCATTCGGGCGACAAGGCCGAAGAAATCTTCCAGCAGGTTCTTTCCAATTACAACCCAATCTTCGTTCGGGATCTACAGCCTTTGATCCTGCTTTCCGTCGGCGCAACTGTGTCGGTCGATCTGAATCGCAATTCCCAGAGGTTGATGAAGAAGGTCAACCTCTTAGAGGTTGTCATCTACGCATTCAACCAGAATCTTGGGGCTTTG GATGACCAAGTCCGGGAAGTGACACCTAAAATCATGAACATCTTGAAGACGAGGATTGAGCAGCTCTTCCTCGAAATTAGTCGGATTGCGCCACATGACCCAGCTCTGAAAACGCTCTCCAACATGAGTCAAGTTGCTGGCCGTGTCGCCGAGACCGTGCAAATGCGTCACGGCCCCATGCATGCGCCTGGCCATGTAGGCGTCCCCTATTAA